The Leucobacter viscericola genome includes a window with the following:
- a CDS encoding S-layer homology domain-containing protein codes for MTSKFCHPRQRSITFFLFVPLMIGLSGFAVPNPANAEDSSDSAAEDSTGSEKTQAESPLEGPEVDDSSGDSGSKDSIQITEPSDETWFLDESPTAGMNSEGQNLSGEAQRSRLVDFDAGAALHALVAESDLKSGDLAERTVVSSAESFDFQAFDGEIRHINIREVAVMAPLDGGSQPVVEVLGDESVGGGNTSLASFVFSPDDAGEYQLSASINSTGEDSIRVEATGETLYQIDEVSSNTPGVERTFVDDDAPPKDGELELDAPEYEDNGVPLVPGSAAYKAAKAPNYEVTVLAVAANGIGGAAVAEGQMRGLIGEANAAFEYSGIRTRLRLLGAMGVSFSQNLWDMGEDLKALDRGKGVFANVHSRRNELGADIVSMIVPTSSTKDNYSYTCGVAWRAGQGKYNKNIGQLAYDASYGFNVVATQDAIRGGVQCPHFAFAHEVGHNLGANHDPDHSNVTYGDEGYIHGYAVPGAARDIMSYQCNWNTPCAESQQFASPWKTFRGYPNFVSGNTWQSNAARMIEETSTVASEWRTTTVGYDVPTSHKFRKEIMWLVNRKISSGYADGSFRPGESISREAMSAFLFRMRKVRNFKVPATAKTFSDVPKSQRFYTYIMWMSSEKITTGNADGTFKPKDAVSREAMAAFLYRYAGSPTFTPTAAPFSDVPKTHKFYKQIAWLKSVGITTGNADGTFGPSNAVSREAMAAFLYRYNAKGLK; via the coding sequence ATGACTTCAAAGTTTTGTCATCCTAGACAAAGATCGATCACATTCTTTCTCTTTGTGCCGTTGATGATTGGATTATCAGGATTTGCCGTGCCGAATCCAGCAAATGCGGAAGATTCTTCTGACTCGGCAGCCGAGGATTCGACTGGTAGCGAGAAAACACAAGCAGAATCGCCCCTTGAGGGTCCAGAGGTGGATGATAGTAGCGGCGATTCGGGGTCAAAAGATTCAATTCAGATTACTGAACCTTCGGACGAAACGTGGTTCTTGGACGAGAGCCCAACTGCGGGAATGAATAGCGAAGGGCAGAATCTATCCGGTGAAGCCCAGCGTTCTCGACTTGTTGATTTTGATGCAGGTGCTGCGCTTCACGCGCTAGTTGCCGAAAGCGATTTGAAATCAGGCGATCTAGCTGAACGCACGGTGGTCTCATCTGCAGAAAGCTTTGACTTTCAAGCCTTTGATGGCGAGATTCGGCATATCAACATTCGAGAGGTCGCGGTGATGGCTCCGCTGGATGGAGGCTCACAGCCAGTCGTCGAAGTGCTAGGTGATGAAAGTGTAGGGGGTGGGAATACTTCACTCGCATCCTTCGTGTTCTCTCCAGACGACGCGGGCGAATATCAGCTTTCCGCGAGTATCAACTCGACAGGAGAAGACAGCATTCGTGTTGAAGCAACGGGAGAAACGCTCTACCAAATAGATGAAGTTTCATCGAATACACCTGGCGTGGAACGCACGTTTGTTGATGACGATGCCCCACCGAAGGATGGGGAACTAGAGTTGGATGCCCCGGAGTATGAAGATAATGGCGTGCCCTTAGTGCCTGGCTCTGCAGCTTACAAAGCAGCGAAGGCGCCAAACTACGAAGTTACGGTACTGGCCGTAGCGGCAAACGGGATTGGCGGAGCCGCGGTGGCAGAGGGTCAGATGAGGGGTCTAATTGGCGAAGCCAACGCTGCGTTCGAATACTCCGGTATTAGGACTCGATTGCGCCTATTGGGGGCAATGGGTGTGAGCTTTTCCCAAAATCTGTGGGATATGGGGGAGGATCTTAAAGCCCTTGATAGGGGCAAAGGTGTTTTTGCCAATGTTCACAGCCGACGAAACGAACTCGGTGCTGACATTGTTTCGATGATTGTGCCAACCTCGTCAACCAAGGACAACTATTCCTACACCTGCGGGGTGGCTTGGAGGGCCGGGCAAGGAAAGTACAATAAGAACATTGGCCAGCTTGCCTATGATGCCAGTTATGGTTTCAATGTTGTCGCTACACAGGACGCCATTAGGGGCGGGGTGCAATGTCCGCACTTCGCCTTTGCCCATGAAGTAGGTCACAATCTCGGGGCGAATCATGACCCTGATCATTCCAATGTTACTTATGGCGACGAGGGGTACATACACGGGTATGCGGTTCCCGGTGCCGCACGGGACATCATGTCTTATCAGTGCAATTGGAATACCCCGTGCGCAGAGTCCCAACAATTTGCGAGCCCATGGAAGACCTTCAGAGGTTACCCGAATTTTGTCTCAGGAAACACTTGGCAGTCTAACGCGGCGAGAATGATTGAGGAGACATCGACCGTCGCCTCTGAATGGCGTACAACGACGGTTGGTTACGACGTCCCAACGAGCCACAAGTTCCGCAAGGAAATAATGTGGCTTGTGAATCGGAAGATCTCTAGTGGATACGCAGATGGTTCTTTTAGGCCAGGGGAATCAATTTCACGAGAAGCCATGTCGGCATTCCTGTTCCGGATGAGAAAAGTCAGGAACTTCAAGGTACCCGCAACCGCCAAGACGTTCTCCGATGTCCCTAAATCTCAACGCTTTTACACCTACATCATGTGGATGAGTAGCGAAAAGATCACCACGGGTAATGCGGACGGCACATTTAAGCCTAAAGATGCTGTTTCGCGAGAGGCGATGGCTGCGTTCTTGTACCGATACGCGGGTAGTCCAACCTTTACCCCTACTGCCGCGCCATTCTCTGATGTTCCGAAGACTCATAAGTTCTACAAGCAGATCGCCTGGCTTAAGTCCGTCGGAATTACCACGGGTAATGCAGACGGAACTTTTGGACCGTCGAATGCCGTTTCGCGAGAAGCGATGGCGGCGTTCCTCTACCGCTACAACGCGAAGGGACTCAAGTAG
- a CDS encoding SIP domain-containing protein, with product MQAFDSDGSEVTSVVDPDGLDCVLAAGDAGDLDEIREWLQNLPETAYGQVFIEASDKAQIEPLPLPVNVAATWLCAGSRATVEQDPGVALETAVDAWFDEWLWPDSGVDRNFHLWTGCRENVVMQGYWRSFDRRLKKRLPRFCDPNCARDCFGSSD from the coding sequence GTGCAGGCATTCGATTCAGACGGTTCAGAGGTCACCTCTGTCGTCGACCCTGACGGACTCGATTGCGTACTCGCCGCGGGTGACGCGGGCGATCTTGATGAGATTCGCGAGTGGCTGCAGAACCTGCCCGAGACCGCCTACGGGCAGGTCTTCATTGAAGCCTCCGATAAGGCCCAGATCGAGCCGCTGCCTCTGCCGGTAAACGTCGCGGCAACCTGGTTGTGTGCGGGATCACGCGCCACTGTTGAGCAGGATCCGGGAGTCGCCTTGGAGACCGCCGTCGACGCCTGGTTCGACGAGTGGTTGTGGCCAGACAGCGGCGTGGATCGCAACTTTCACCTCTGGACGGGGTGCCGCGAGAACGTGGTCATGCAGGGATACTGGCGCAGTTTCGATCGTCGCCTGAAAAAGCGGTTGCCCCGCTTCTGCGACCCGAACTGCGCGCGGGACTGCTTCGGTTCTTCTGATTAA
- a CDS encoding aminotransferase class I/II-fold pyridoxal phosphate-dependent enzyme translates to MPSSTWRLRSDAWEYLRFGVKRLALGNDDTDTLTPDSEIYRSLRSLETIEMYWAGFGQRYVTGITDLLETGDYVTALDRIGRVVNRLRGDTVPEDPREEFIDELDRLETSGDGDPRPRFEVLVVDETTAADRDTMRAEALRLRNPADDFIYEYVIVPSADDAVAAILTNPNILACVVRPGFSDRTRQSLSKDLKEAIGLARTDSENTNTIAPARSSLASVQRVLGIADTLAAIRPELDLYLMAGAHIEELAGALTRRFRRVFRREDQLELHLTLLRRVSHLYDTPFFSAIQDHARRPVGVFHALPVARGGSVVSSKWIKDLETFYGLNLLLAETSATSGGLDSLLAPVGTIKKAQDLAARAYGAKHTFFVTNGTSTANKIVHQALVAPNDVVMVDRNCHKSHHHAVMLTGARPAYLEAYPLNDFAFYGAVPINRIKQMLLDYRAAGRLDEVRMITLTNCTFDGIVYDPERVMAECLAIKPDLVFLWDEAWFAFAAFHPVTRRRTAMSAAKRLEDRLKSSTHAAAYREQQSRLFKTDGDPAPDSAWLSERLIPSPDAHIRVYATQSTHKTLTALRQGSMIHVYDQDWVREAEESFHEAYMTHTSTSPNYQILSSLDIGRRQVELEGFELVQRQLDLATSLAQAIARHPLLRRTFRVLTAHDLIPAEHREVGRPMPLRDGLTSMWQAWANDEFVVDPSRITIEISRTGVDGDTFKHEHLMDRYGIQVNKTSRNTVLFMTNIGTSRSAVAYLIEVLVKLADRFEEEQAQRDPELPGDLSVPSPPLPDFSAFAPGYATDAVLPDGDLRAAFFNGQRRGTVEHVSPEALRERVRTGEKPVSAGFVTPYPPGFPVLVPGQVITSEVLDFLAALDTREIHGFDARRGYRVLRG, encoded by the coding sequence ATGCCGTCGAGCACCTGGCGCCTCCGCAGCGATGCCTGGGAGTATCTGCGATTCGGCGTGAAGCGTCTCGCGCTCGGCAACGACGACACCGACACGCTCACCCCAGACAGTGAGATCTACCGCTCGCTGCGCTCGCTCGAGACCATCGAGATGTACTGGGCCGGCTTCGGTCAGCGATATGTGACCGGGATTACAGACCTGCTCGAAACCGGCGACTACGTCACCGCACTCGACCGCATCGGTCGAGTCGTCAACCGCCTGCGCGGCGACACGGTTCCCGAGGACCCCCGCGAAGAGTTCATTGACGAACTCGATCGCCTGGAGACCAGCGGCGACGGCGATCCTCGCCCCCGCTTCGAGGTGCTCGTGGTCGACGAGACCACAGCGGCCGACCGCGACACGATGCGCGCGGAGGCTCTACGCCTGCGTAATCCGGCCGACGACTTTATCTACGAGTACGTCATCGTCCCCTCCGCCGACGATGCTGTTGCCGCCATTCTCACCAACCCCAACATTCTCGCCTGCGTCGTGCGCCCAGGCTTCAGCGACCGCACTCGACAGAGCCTCAGCAAAGACCTCAAAGAGGCCATCGGTCTCGCCCGCACCGACTCAGAGAACACCAACACGATTGCTCCAGCGCGCAGTTCCCTCGCTTCGGTGCAGCGGGTGCTGGGGATCGCCGACACACTCGCCGCGATCCGCCCCGAGCTCGATCTCTATCTCATGGCGGGCGCACACATCGAAGAGCTCGCCGGGGCACTGACCCGCCGCTTCCGTCGTGTGTTCAGGCGCGAGGATCAGCTGGAGCTTCACCTCACGCTCCTTCGCCGTGTCTCTCACCTCTACGACACCCCGTTTTTCAGCGCGATTCAGGATCACGCACGGCGCCCCGTCGGGGTCTTCCATGCACTGCCGGTGGCGCGTGGTGGCTCCGTAGTATCGTCCAAATGGATCAAGGATCTCGAGACGTTTTACGGCCTGAACCTGTTGCTCGCCGAAACCTCGGCAACCTCGGGCGGGCTCGATTCACTGCTCGCACCGGTCGGCACCATCAAGAAGGCTCAGGATCTTGCCGCGCGTGCATACGGTGCAAAGCACACGTTCTTCGTGACGAACGGCACGTCAACCGCCAACAAGATTGTGCACCAGGCGCTGGTCGCGCCGAACGACGTGGTGATGGTTGACCGCAACTGCCACAAGTCCCACCACCACGCGGTGATGCTCACAGGAGCAAGGCCCGCCTACCTCGAGGCCTACCCGCTGAACGATTTCGCCTTCTATGGCGCAGTTCCAATCAACCGCATCAAACAGATGCTGCTCGATTACCGTGCGGCGGGCCGCCTCGACGAGGTGCGAATGATCACCCTCACCAACTGCACGTTCGACGGGATTGTCTACGATCCCGAGCGCGTGATGGCCGAGTGCCTCGCGATTAAACCCGACCTCGTGTTCCTCTGGGACGAAGCGTGGTTTGCGTTCGCGGCGTTCCACCCGGTCACCCGCCGCCGCACCGCAATGTCGGCGGCTAAGCGCCTGGAAGATCGCCTGAAGAGTTCCACGCACGCAGCCGCGTACCGCGAACAGCAGTCGCGGTTGTTCAAGACTGACGGCGATCCTGCCCCCGATTCGGCTTGGTTGTCCGAGCGGCTGATCCCCTCGCCCGATGCGCACATTCGCGTTTACGCAACGCAGTCGACGCACAAGACGCTCACTGCGCTCCGTCAGGGCTCAATGATCCACGTCTATGACCAGGACTGGGTGCGTGAGGCTGAAGAGTCGTTCCACGAGGCGTACATGACCCACACCTCGACCTCACCGAACTACCAGATCCTCTCTTCGCTCGACATCGGCCGCCGCCAGGTGGAGCTCGAGGGCTTCGAGCTTGTGCAGCGCCAGCTCGATCTCGCGACGAGCCTCGCCCAGGCGATCGCACGTCACCCGCTGCTGAGGCGCACGTTCCGCGTGCTCACGGCGCACGATCTGATCCCCGCGGAGCACCGCGAGGTTGGCCGCCCGATGCCGCTGCGCGACGGGCTGACGAGCATGTGGCAGGCGTGGGCCAACGACGAGTTTGTAGTTGATCCGTCGCGCATCACGATCGAGATCAGCCGCACCGGCGTTGACGGTGACACGTTCAAGCACGAGCACTTGATGGACCGTTACGGCATCCAAGTCAACAAAACCAGCCGTAACACGGTGCTGTTCATGACAAACATCGGCACCTCGCGCAGCGCGGTCGCGTACCTCATCGAGGTGCTCGTCAAGCTCGCTGATCGTTTTGAAGAGGAGCAGGCGCAGCGTGATCCCGAGCTGCCCGGCGACCTATCAGTGCCTTCTCCTCCCCTGCCAGACTTCAGCGCGTTTGCGCCGGGCTACGCGACCGACGCTGTGTTGCCGGACGGCGACCTGCGGGCGGCGTTCTTCAACGGGCAGCGGCGCGGCACGGTCGAGCACGTCTCCCCCGAAGCGCTGCGCGAGCGGGTGCGCACCGGCGAAAAGCCGGTCTCGGCCGGCTTCGTGACGCCGTATCCTCCGGGATTCCCGGTGCTGGTTCCGGGTCAGGTCATCACGTCGGAGGTGCTCGACTTTTTGGCGGCGCTAGATACCCGTGAGATCCACGGCTTCGACGCCCGCCGCGGGTATCGGGTGCTGCGGGGGTAG
- a CDS encoding type II toxin-antitoxin system VapC family toxin, whose protein sequence is MIVLDASVLIALGNANDVHHLRAREVLMACLDEHLLLHPLTKAEVLVGPVRRGSGELKERELLAMGVEEWAPIEGSGLRLAEIRVSTGLKMPDCCVLDAALATGSQLATFDEELAKAAAHFGLALQNRSWVEQQL, encoded by the coding sequence GTGATCGTGCTTGACGCGAGTGTGCTGATTGCGCTCGGAAACGCGAACGATGTGCACCATCTGAGGGCCCGAGAGGTTTTGATGGCCTGCCTAGACGAACACTTGCTGCTGCACCCTCTCACAAAGGCTGAGGTACTGGTCGGGCCAGTGCGTCGCGGCTCGGGTGAACTTAAAGAGCGTGAGCTATTAGCTATGGGGGTCGAGGAATGGGCACCCATTGAGGGTTCTGGCCTTCGTCTTGCGGAAATCCGAGTAAGCACTGGTCTCAAAATGCCCGACTGCTGCGTGCTTGATGCCGCGCTCGCCACAGGATCTCAACTCGCAACCTTTGATGAAGAGCTTGCCAAAGCGGCGGCACACTTCGGGCTGGCGCTACAGAATCGTTCTTGGGTTGAGCAGCAACTCTAG
- a CDS encoding purine-nucleoside phosphorylase produces the protein MTESQDPRALAQQAADTIAELTGVERHDIALTLGSGWGKAADVIGETVAVVPAEQVPGFHTSGVPGHSGTLRSIRLANGKHALIIGARTHLYEGKGVRAVVHGVRTAAAAGAGIMILTNGAGGVDPAFRAGEAVLISDHLNLTATSPLEGANFTDLTDLYTPRLRDIARSAEPSLQEGVYVQLPGPHYETPAEIHYLRTIGGQIVGMSTTLEAIAAREAGMEILGFSLITNPAAGMGDPLSHEEVLEEGRAAEPHLAELLKRVVALL, from the coding sequence ATGACTGAATCGCAGGATCCGCGCGCGCTCGCCCAACAGGCCGCAGACACAATCGCCGAGTTGACCGGGGTCGAGCGGCACGACATCGCGCTGACGCTCGGCAGCGGCTGGGGCAAGGCGGCCGACGTGATCGGCGAGACCGTCGCCGTGGTGCCCGCCGAGCAGGTGCCCGGGTTCCACACGTCGGGTGTGCCGGGTCACTCGGGCACACTGCGCTCGATCCGACTCGCAAACGGCAAACACGCCCTCATCATCGGAGCACGCACCCACCTCTACGAGGGCAAAGGGGTGCGCGCGGTCGTTCACGGTGTGCGCACGGCGGCCGCGGCCGGGGCTGGCATCATGATCCTCACGAACGGCGCGGGCGGAGTCGATCCCGCTTTCCGCGCCGGCGAGGCGGTGCTCATCAGCGATCACCTCAACCTGACCGCAACCTCCCCGCTCGAGGGCGCGAACTTCACCGACCTCACTGATCTCTATACCCCTCGCCTGCGCGACATCGCCCGCTCAGCCGAACCCTCACTGCAGGAGGGTGTCTACGTCCAGCTGCCCGGTCCGCACTATGAGACTCCCGCCGAGATCCACTACCTGCGCACCATCGGCGGACAGATCGTGGGTATGTCGACCACACTCGAGGCGATCGCTGCACGCGAGGCCGGCATGGAGATTCTCGGCTTCTCACTCATCACAAACCCGGCCGCGGGCATGGGCGATCCGCTTAGCCACGAGGAGGTCCTTGAAGAGGGCCGCGCCGCCGAGCCGCACCTCGCGGAACTACTCAAACGGGTGGTTGCCCTGTTGTAA